The Gemmatimonadales bacterium sequence TGCTGGCTCGCTGCCTGGCGCTGTGGAAGATTGCGACTCCCGAAGGGCCCGTTGCGGCTCCGCGGTGGCTCTTTGAGCGGGTGCTGGCGCCGATGGCCGGACCGATGATAGGCTCGTTGTCCTACGCGCTTCTCAATGTGGCCGGAATCTTTCTGCTGACCGCCGTGCTCTATCGCCGTCGCATCTTCGTCAAGTTGTGACCCGGCCCAGGGATGCCTCGGCGGGGCCACCGGGCTAAATTTCCCTGATGCTCCTCCCAGCCCTGGCGCTTGCCTTCGCGGCCAGTCTGTCCACCGATCCGCCGGCTAGTGCCCCGGCGCCGCAGGACTCCGCGCCTCGGCTCGTGGTCCTCCTGGTGGTCGATCAGTTCCGTCCAGACTATCTGCGTCGGTACCAGGCCGAATGGACCGGTGGGTTCAAGCGACTCCTCGATGAGGGCATGCTCTTCACCGAGGGCCGTCAGGATCATGCCATCACGCAGACGGGGCCCGGTCACTCGACGCCGCTGAGTGGACGCTATCCGGCCCATACGGGCATCGTGACCAACGACCTCGGCGTGCCCGACCGGCTCTCCCCGCTGATCGATGATCCCAAGGCCGTCGGTGCCTCGCCGCATCGGTTCCAGGGGTCGGCCCTGCTGGACTGGATGATCGCCCGGGACTCGACGACGCGCATGCTGTCCGTCGCGATGAAGGACCGATCCGCGATCCTGCCGATCGGTCGCGCCAGGGGGCAGGTGTTCTGGTGGTCGAATCTTGGCTTCTTTACCACCAGTCGGTACTATCGCGATTCCCTCCCGTCCTGGGTGCAGGAGTGGAACCGGCGGAATCCGATGAGCCATTTCACCGGCCGCCGCTGGGACCTGCTGGAGCCGGAGAGCGCCTATCCCGAAGCCGACAGCTTGCCGGCAGAAAATGGTCGGGATGGGCGCAACACCTTTCCGCATGCCCTTCCCGACGAGGCCGGCAAGGCCGCCGCGCTCCTGCCGCATTTCCCCTGGATGGACTCGCTGACGCTCGATCTCGCCCTCACGGGCGTCTCGGCGCTGGGCATTGGAAGCGGTGACGGTGGCCGCACAGATCTGTTGTCGATTTCGCTTTCGTCGGTGGACGAGATCGGGCATGACTTTGGTCCCGATTCGAGGGAACTCCACGACATGCTGCTTCGCCTCGACGGCTACCTGGCCTGGTTTCTCGATTCCCTCGCGGTCACGACGCCCAAGGAGCGGATCCTGCTCGTACTCACCTCCGACCATGGCACCCAGGCCATGCCGGAGCAGGCGCCTCCCACGCATGGCCGCCCCGCCGGTCGGGCGTGGCCGGCTCCGATGATTCGCGCGGTGGCGAGCGAGCTTCGCGACCGCTGGCGCACCGACTTCGGTATCCGGTTCGACTACGGCATCGTGATGGCCGATCTCGTGGCACTTCGGTCCCGGGGGATCGACCCCGACAGCCTCAGCCGCAGCCTCGCCGCCCGGTTTCGGGCGGAGCCCTACGTCGACCGGGTCTACACGCCCCGCTCGCTTGCCAGGGCG is a genomic window containing:
- a CDS encoding alkaline phosphatase family protein yields the protein MLLPALALAFAASLSTDPPASAPAPQDSAPRLVVLLVVDQFRPDYLRRYQAEWTGGFKRLLDEGMLFTEGRQDHAITQTGPGHSTPLSGRYPAHTGIVTNDLGVPDRLSPLIDDPKAVGASPHRFQGSALLDWMIARDSTTRMLSVAMKDRSAILPIGRARGQVFWWSNLGFFTTSRYYRDSLPSWVQEWNRRNPMSHFTGRRWDLLEPESAYPEADSLPAENGRDGRNTFPHALPDEAGKAAALLPHFPWMDSLTLDLALTGVSALGIGSGDGGRTDLLSISLSSVDEIGHDFGPDSRELHDMLLRLDGYLAWFLDSLAVTTPKERILLVLTSDHGTQAMPEQAPPTHGRPAGRAWPAPMIRAVASELRDRWRTDFGIRFDYGIVMADLVALRSRGIDPDSLSRSLAARFRAEPYVDRVYTPRSLARASKSDPLANRWRHTLPADFGWLVAVIPYEGTTWDSWTVGANHGTPWMADVRVPILFWGAGVSPRVVGRPVRAVDIAPTLARRIGVRPTEPLDGVVLPEVAGSAR